The nucleotide sequence GATCACTCAATCCGTCGAGTCACGTTTCTATCGAAACCCCGCCTCCTTACCCGTGTGAATGGATTGTGCAGCCAATGAATTCCAGGCTATGCTCGAATTCAAAAGTTTCCTGTCTTTGCTTGACCCTGTGATTGGAGGAGGTGTCTGATGAGTCCATCTACCACCCAACAACTCCCAATTCCCTCCCACTTCGACTCTATGAAGGTTGGTGAGGTTTGGAGAGTCGCCTACCAACCATTGGCTGTTGCCGCTGAAACCTGGGCAAAACAACATGCTATTTTGCCAGCATCAGAGGATCGGGTGCGCGTTTGTTTGCTGGCAATTGATGTCCAAAATACCTTTTGCATTCCCGACTTTGAATTGTTTGTTGCTGGTAGATCGGGCATGGGGGCGGTTGAAGATAACACACGATTGTGTGAATTCATCTATCGCAATCTGGGACGAATTACTGCGATCTACCCCACCATGGATACCCATACGGCCACTCAGATCTTTCATCCTATCTTCTGGGTCAATGCGGCGGGAGAACATCCCGCTCCTGCGGCTACCACAATTACCCTGGAAGATGTGGAGCAGGGTATTTGGCGAGTGAACCCGGCGATCGCCTACAGTCTCACAAACAATGACTACGAAGCTCTTCAACGCCATGCTTTGCATTACACCCGATGTTTGACCGAAGCGGGCAAATATCCGTTAACTATATGGCCCTACCATTCCATGTTGGGGGGAATAGGTCATGCGCTTGTCTCAGCCGTTGAGGAGGCGATATTTTTCCACGGTATTGCCCGTTCCAGTCAACCCCACTTTGAAGTGAAGGGGAGCAACCCCCTGACCGAAAATTATTCGGTCCTGCGTCCGGAGGTCATGGAGGGAGCCAGGGGGGAAGTCATTGCCCAGAAAAATACTAACCTGATTCAACAACTGCTGGAGTTTGACCAGGTGCTGATTGCGGGTCAGGCAAAAAGCCACTGTGTTGCCTGGACAATTGATGATTTGTTGACCGAAATTCAGGCGATCGACCCTGGTTTAGCCAGGAAGGTTTACCTGCTAGAGGACTGTACATCGCCTGTTGTGGTGCCCGGAGTGGTTGATTTTACAGAACAGGCGGATGCTGCATTTCAGCGGTTTGCTGATGCTGGAATGCAGGTTGTGAAATCCACAGAAATATTTGGCTAAGATCTGGCTAAGATTTGACTGAAATGGTTGGCGATCGCCCGGGGACGCCTGGCTTCCAGACCTGAATTAATTTAGTCATTGGGTCATGGGGATCTGTAAATTGTGTACCTGCAACCCGGGTTTCGACTTCGCTCAACGCCTGGTGGTTGCAGGCAGAGCAAAACTAGCGGATCGGCTACCCTGACTAACCTAATTCACTTATCCTTGCAGCAATGAGTGCGAATCTTGATCGGTCACTCCTATGATTGAAACTTTAGCTGCGCTCTCCGCCTCGGCAGCAGCGGGGATGAGGATTGCTCTGCCTCTACTTGTCATTGCGCTACTGTACGGAAACATCCTCTGGTCACAGATACCGATTCTTTCTCGACTTGATCCCCCAATTGTTTTAGGAGTATTGGTGAGCTGGTCTCTGGCAGAGGTCGTGCTTTCCAAGGACCCTCTGGGACGACGAGTACTTTTGATTGTTCAACTGGTGTTTAGCCCTCTGGTTGGGGCAATTTTAGGAATGGCCGTTGCCCAGGTGACCGGCAAACCATCCTGGCTTGTGTGGCTCCTGGGAGGTGTAGGTGGTTTGCTCGCCCTGGTGTTACAGCTAGTACAGACTGGCTGGTCTTACCGATTACGGAATATCCCATTATGGGTGATCTTTGCCCAGGACACCCTCTGTGTGTTGTTGGTTTTGTTCGCACTGGATGCTCCCCGTCAGGGAGGAATCATTGCCTTACTCCTCCTGTGGCTGGCAATTCGCAGTTCAAAGGAGTGGCACCGCTGGTACCAGGCACA is from Leptothermofonsia sichuanensis E412 and encodes:
- a CDS encoding cysteine hydrolase family protein; translated protein: MSPSTTQQLPIPSHFDSMKVGEVWRVAYQPLAVAAETWAKQHAILPASEDRVRVCLLAIDVQNTFCIPDFELFVAGRSGMGAVEDNTRLCEFIYRNLGRITAIYPTMDTHTATQIFHPIFWVNAAGEHPAPAATTITLEDVEQGIWRVNPAIAYSLTNNDYEALQRHALHYTRCLTEAGKYPLTIWPYHSMLGGIGHALVSAVEEAIFFHGIARSSQPHFEVKGSNPLTENYSVLRPEVMEGARGEVIAQKNTNLIQQLLEFDQVLIAGQAKSHCVAWTIDDLLTEIQAIDPGLARKVYLLEDCTSPVVVPGVVDFTEQADAAFQRFADAGMQVVKSTEIFG
- a CDS encoding DUF4126 domain-containing protein, producing the protein MIETLAALSASAAAGMRIALPLLVIALLYGNILWSQIPILSRLDPPIVLGVLVSWSLAEVVLSKDPLGRRVLLIVQLVFSPLVGAILGMAVAQVTGKPSWLVWLLGGVGGLLALVLQLVQTGWSYRLRNIPLWVIFAQDTLCVLLVLFALDAPRQGGIIALLLLWLAIRSSKEWHRWYQAQALPGQRGNPRRYKKEPD